GAGCTCTCCGGCGCCGGACTCCCCCTTTCCGAGCACGGTGAGTATGGCGTCGAGCAGCGAGGAGGGTTTTATGGGCTTCATGAGATAGGCCGAAATGCCGAGGTTCCGGCAGCGGGCGGCGTCGCCGCGCTGGCCCGACGAGGTGAGCATCATGACGGTGGCGCCGCTGAGCTCCCCGTCCTCCCTTATCTTCGAGGCGAGCTCGAAGCCGTCCATGCCGGGCATGTGGGAGTCGAGGAGGATGAGGGGGTAGGGGCGGCCCTTGCCGCCGGCCTCCTTCATCATGGCGAGCGCCGTCGGGGCGTCGGCGGCGCAGTGGGGCTTCATGCGCCACGAGGCGAGAAGTTCCGCGAGGATGCGCCTGTTGGTGGCGTTGTCGTCCACCACGAGCGCCTCCATGCCCTCGAGCGCCGCCGGCTCGGCCGGCATGAGGTCCGCCCGCGCCGACTTCTGAAGACCCACCCTGACGGTGAACCGGAATATGCTCCCCCCGCCCTCCCTGCTCTCCACCCATATCCTGCCGCCCATCATCTCGACAAGGCGCGACGAGATGGCAAGCCCCAGCCCCGTGCCGCCGTAACGGCGCGTCGTCGACGAGTCGGCCTGCTCGAAGGCCCTGAATATGAGCCGGAGCTTGTCGGCCGGGATGCCGATGCCCGTGTCCCTCACCTCGAAACGCAGGACCGCCTCGTCGCCGCTCTCACTCTCCACCTCGACGGTCACCACCACCTCGCCCCTCTCCGTGAACTTTATGGCGTTGCCCACGAGATTGACGAGCACCTGGCGCAGACGGCCCGGGTCTCCGACCACGGCGTCGGGCACCTCGGGCTTGACCTGATAGGCGAGTTCCAGGCCCTTTTCACCGGCCCGCAGGGCGAGGGTCGCCAGGGTGTCCCCGATGTTGTCGCGCAGGAAAAAGCCTATGGAGTCTATCTCCAGCCTCCGGGCCTCGATCTTGGAGAAGTCCAGTATGTCGTTTATGACGGTGAGGAGCGAGTCGGCCGAGACCCTGACGGCCTCGAGGTAGTCGCGCTGCTCCCTCGTGAGGCCCGTATCCATGAGCAGCTCGGTCATGCCGATGATGCCGTTCATGGGCGTGCGTATCTCGTGGCTCATGTTGGCCAGGAACTCGCTCTTGAGGCGGCTCGCCTCGTCGGCCGCCCTCTTGGCCTCCCGCAGCGCCTCCTCCACACGCCTTCGCTCGATGATGCCGGCGAGCGTATCGGCCACGGCCTTGAGAAAGGACTCCTCGTCGTCGGAGCGGCGGTGGCCGTCGGCCGTGTATACGCTGAGCACGCCGAGCACCTCGCCGTTCGAGAGGATGGGAACGCAGTAGTGGCCGTGGGGCTTCATGCCGGCGTAGCCTATCTCGTGGCGCTCGTCAACGGTGGAGGAGAAGACGACGCGGCCGCTGTGAGCCGCCCTGCCGCACAGGCACCGGCCGTATGGTATGACGGCGCACTTTTCGATGAGCTCCCTTTCCAGCCCGCGCCAGGCCGTAAGCCTTATCACCCGGCCTTCCTCGCCGTTCTCCGAGAGGTAGACGGCGGCCTTCTTCTCTATGGAGAGGAAGGGGGCTGCCACGAGATGGTCGATGGCCTGGACGAGCGTCTCCCGCAGCGTCGCCTCCCGGAGCGAGACCCTCAGGATGGCCGCCAGCACCCGCTGGACCTCGTAGTTGCGGCGGATGGCCTCGTCGGCCGCCTTCCTGTCGGTGATGTCGCGGACTATGGCCACGGCGTTCCATTCCCCCTTTAGCTTCACGGCCGAGACGGAGAGCTCCACGGGGAACTCGACCCCCTCTCTGTTGAGCGCGGAGACCTCGAGGGTCCTGCCCACGGCGCCCCCCTCGCCCGAGCGCCTGAACCACTCGAAGCCGTGGCGGAAGGCCTCGCGGTAGCGTTCCGGGACTATGGTGGCGTGGAGGTCCAGGCCCAGGGCCTCGGAGGCCCCGTAGCCGAATATCCGCTCGGCCGCCTCGTTCCAGAACGATATCCTCCCGTCGGGGTCCATCATGATGACGGCGTCCCAGGCGCTCGAGCTGATGGAGCGGAAGCGCTCCTCGCTCTCGCGCAGCAGCGCCTTCTCCCGCTCCATGGCCCTTATGTGGTCGGCGTGCATCCGCTCGCGCATCTGCGCCTCGTCGGTGAGCCTGCGGCGCGAGTCGTCGAGTTCGCGGCCCATCCGTCCCATCATGCGGTAGAAGGCCAGGAAGAGCGCCAGGCCCACGGCGGCGCTCACGCCGAGCGACCACACGACGAGCGAACGGGTGCGCGCCAGCATGTCGGTCACGTCGACGAGCGCAACGAGCCGCCCCACACCCCTGCCCCCGGCGTCGACGAGCGGAAGCGAGGCGGCGCGGTAGTTCCGTCCGTTGAGCGTCCCCTGGGCCCCGCCGCTCGCGGCCGCCCGGCGCACGAGCTCCGCGAGGGCCGCAGGAGGCGCATCGAAGGTGACGGCCGCCGCCACCTCGCGCTCCAGCATATCCCAGTGGCCGCTGCGTCCCAGCATCTCCATGCCCGTCTCCCAGCGGCCCCGCTCTATGAACCGCTTGTCCACGGCCACGACCACCTCGACGCCGCTGAGCTCGGACATGCGCTTTACGATCCCCTCCACCTCCTTGCCGAGTTCAACGTAGCCGATGAGCCTGTCGCCGTCGTACCACGGTGTTACCACCCTGAGGGTGAGCGTACCGAGGGGGCCGAGCTCGATGCCCGAGGCGGGCTTGCCCGTGCGCTCGGCCTTCACGGCGGTGAAGCGCTCTATCCTGTCGCCGTACATGCCGGGACGATGGA
This genomic window from Deltaproteobacteria bacterium contains:
- a CDS encoding response regulator: MYFAGDGGVTRRIFLRVVAACAVLLAVLVAVLYWMERREMAAELAAGYRKLEALWRHELDEEASLLGAVLDTMLAGDGGAYAGRLKAAMLAGDREALRRYSSARFERLRSRYSITHLYYMDAGRRTVLRVHRPGMYGDRIERFTAVKAERTGKPASGIELGPLGTLTLRVVTPWYDGDRLIGYVELGKEVEGIVKRMSELSGVEVVVAVDKRFIERGRWETGMEMLGRSGHWDMLEREVAAAVTFDAPPAALAELVRRAAASGGAQGTLNGRNYRAASLPLVDAGGRGVGRLVALVDVTDMLARTRSLVVWSLGVSAAVGLALFLAFYRMMGRMGRELDDSRRRLTDEAQMRERMHADHIRAMEREKALLRESEERFRSISSSAWDAVIMMDPDGRISFWNEAAERIFGYGASEALGLDLHATIVPERYREAFRHGFEWFRRSGEGGAVGRTLEVSALNREGVEFPVELSVSAVKLKGEWNAVAIVRDITDRKAADEAIRRNYEVQRVLAAILRVSLREATLRETLVQAIDHLVAAPFLSIEKKAAVYLSENGEEGRVIRLTAWRGLERELIEKCAVIPYGRCLCGRAAHSGRVVFSSTVDERHEIGYAGMKPHGHYCVPILSNGEVLGVLSVYTADGHRRSDDEESFLKAVADTLAGIIERRRVEEALREAKRAADEASRLKSEFLANMSHEIRTPMNGIIGMTELLMDTGLTREQRDYLEAVRVSADSLLTVINDILDFSKIEARRLEIDSIGFFLRDNIGDTLATLALRAGEKGLELAYQVKPEVPDAVVGDPGRLRQVLVNLVGNAIKFTERGEVVVTVEVESESGDEAVLRFEVRDTGIGIPADKLRLIFRAFEQADSSTTRRYGGTGLGLAISSRLVEMMGGRIWVESREGGGSIFRFTVRVGLQKSARADLMPAEPAALEGMEALVVDDNATNRRILAELLASWRMKPHCAADAPTALAMMKEAGGKGRPYPLILLDSHMPGMDGFELASKIREDGELSGATVMMLTSSGQRGDAARCRNLGISAYLMKPIKPSSLLDAILTVLGKGESGAGELVTRHTLRRRRRTLRVLVAEDNPVNRKVAAAMLEKRGHAVRVVSNGREAVEAVGEEDFDLILMDVQMPVMGGYEATAAIRAMEREEGGHRLIVAMTAHAMKGDRERCMEAGMDEYLSKPLKAAELFDVIDRLLPPPQGCEAVEEGGGKAGAPSRPTFPVLDREAAMERVEGDMELLREVIGLFVEDYPGLLDELREAVAAGDGGRIERAAHRLKGSVDNLGAVAAVEAAARLEAMGREGRLEEAGRALEALEGEIVRFEQALAGLAAEGAQ